Within the Salvia hispanica cultivar TCC Black 2014 chromosome 4, UniMelb_Shisp_WGS_1.0, whole genome shotgun sequence genome, the region TGACTAATCCTCTCAATGGAAATAGTATccaactttttcattttatcaataaGTTGTTTTCTATGTTATGTACAAATTATGCTCACTTCATACTTCACCAACTTATGGCGTAACAGGTAACTTTTTCATGTGATGGTGCCGTCGTTCCTATACATGATTTTTGAGTTATTATATCAAGATTGAATTAATGTAAATCTTGTCTGCCTGtatggaaaataaaagactAACTTCTTCATGTGTGGGTGCCGTCGTTTGTACATTATATTTGAGTTATTATAACAAGATTGAATTAATGTAAATCTTGTCTGCCTGCGTGGAAAATACAAGACTAATTCAGTTAGCTTTTTCTACTACTGATTTAAAAGCCTCAGATTTTCCAAACTCCTTCACTGCCTTCTCCTCTTCAAAGGCCAGGAGAGAGTGTAATATTTCCCTTCAATAATTCTTTTGGTTTGCTCAGCAGAGGGGATCCGATGCTAAATTGTTGGTCGTACGATTCGAACTTGagtgaaataaattagataaaacATACATGGATTCCTACTTAATATAGTCAGGTAACTTGAGCCCTTGTCCATTTTGGACATTTTAACAAGATACCTACTTTACAGCTGGGCAGGAAACCcggaaaacaaattaatgctAAAGTCCCGGAACACGGGTTGAAAGGAGGAACCCTAGGAATCGACAACTATGACTACTGCATTAGCAGTTATCAGCTTTCCGTTTAAAAGAACGAAACAAAAACGAAGGATTACATCattaaaacagaaaaacaaATGACAATCGGACTAGAAGAAATCAAGCATACGTTTTCAAAAAGACAGCTTTGCAGTTGAACACACCCCATAACTTAAAATTACATGCGACTCAGCTCCAAAATGGCATACTATCTAAAATATTCATCATACCAAAGATAACATTAATGCCAGACGAAGCAACTAGCAAGAAACTGATATTTCTAACATGGAGGAGATTTAATGTGATTTTAAATCTAGAACTGCGCATAAAATGGATATTCTAAGACTGTCAATTTCTAATTGACAATGAGCATCTTTGATACCACAAATCAATTCTTCCCTTTACTAGGATTAATACAAGAGTAACGCAAGTTCATCCAAACAggtttttacattttttcaatcaaggcaaacaaatgatttatttcctaaaaaaagaaatttgacAAAGATTTTTCCGAAAACGTGATAGAAACAACACATTAGCACCACATTCACAAATTCActctaaaattcaaaatcttctTCCGAAATGAGAGCAGAGAATCTCGTAAACTCACCGCGGCTTAGCTCTCTTAGCAGAAGCACTGAGCAGCTCCTCGTAAGGCACAAACACATCGTCATGCGTCAATCCGGAGAAGATGTTGGTGTAATCGAGCTTGGAGCTCCGGATATGGGCCGACCCGGCCCGCTCGTCCATGGCAGAGAGATCAAGCACCGGAATGGAAGAGGAGCCGGAGAAAATCTCCGAGTACTCGTGGAGCTGGAGCGACTTCCTATCGCCTCCGCTCGACAGCAAAACGTCGCCGTAGGGGGTTTTGAACGAGAAAGATGAGGAGAAGACATTCGGTCTAGTGGTGGAGTGCTTCCTCCTGTGCGACGATTTGGAGAGAGACTCCATGGAAATGGAGAGAGATGAAGGGTTTGTGGAGGCCTTGGCTAGGGTTTTTGAGTCGGAATTTAGGGGTTTTTCGTTTGTTCCTGTTTCGGTGAAGGCAGGCTTTAGTGTTTGCAGAGTGAGAAATGAGTTCTGTAGAGTCAGACAAAACTAAGGAGAaatggaagagagagagagtgagaatcATTTGACGTGagagagaatatatttatttattgaatttgagaaAAGTTTTATTACTATCCCTACTCCATTCTCTCGCTCGACTCCGCTATAATGTCTCATTCCGTCattttgatatgttttatCGCACACTGAGGGAGTGCGCTTACTTGGCATCGGTAGTGTCGTGCTCTTCATCGAGAGCACTAGAGTACAGTGTTGCAAAGCGGACATTGGATGTCTGTGCGTGAATGAGCATGGGTTCTTGTTGTTTAATTCGTAGGTGACGCAAGATATgtcttttttaataaatttggaaTCATGTAATGTAGTGCTCGAAAGCAGgtgaatattgatttgatcGAGCCTCAAAAGTGTTAGTGTTCGGGTGTCGTGGATGCTTTTAGGTTAGATACACTAATAAATAAGACTGGAATCATATTGCGTACGAATGTTGTTTGCTTTTGTGGATtcattttaatactttatttcGAGATAGCGCCACGTGCAATTAATCACGGTTCATGAGTCTTGGCATTTTCCTTACGACAAAATTAGTCTCAGTTAATTCAATATGAGTATTTTGCGTCAAAGTGTCAAGTAATAAACACATACTATTAGTACATAATATTAAGATGAGCGgcattttattacaaataagGAAAATTGTCATTGTTCTACATTATGATTATCAATTTATAGATGATAATTATCTAAGTGATGAAGATATGATAAGTTGATAATGAAAGATACAAAAGTCGAAGTAAATTTTATCCAAATGTTAGTCGTATAGGACAATTACAAAAGACACACAAATGTTAAGATTTAATTCGttactattaaaaattatagaatttaCTAGAAATCAACTATATAAGTGAGTAGCATgatttaaattacaaattttcttataaatccACATAGTATATTCAATACTATAATTACCAAAACTTATTATTGACAGCTCATATTATTGTCatattaaaatctttaaagGAAAGATGTAAAATGAGAAGATATATTTCTCGTTTTTTAAaaggataaatatttttttttaaaagtggtgtattccaataaaaaaagtaaattaaaaaaaggataaaaaacaactttactatttatattttgtgttaagagtaaataaatatacattttaaaaatgaaaaaagatataataccttttaaaatagtattcccaagaaaaaatttattaaaaaaaataaaaataatccatactagttattatttctttttacctttttcttCTATCGCTAGGATGCTCTTACACTACTCAATTTAATCACAggtaattaatcacatattttCTTCTATCGCTAGGATGCTCTTACACTACTCAATTTAATCACAGGTAATTAACCACATATTATTGTCATGAAAGATTCATAGTATAATTTACAGTTATAGGGAATCGTCATATAATTATGATGACACTGAGCATCTGATTAATTAAGCCAAGATTCATCGTCACAAAATTGACATCCCACGTTCAACAATATACAAAAGacaaaagaacaaaataaagaagagaTGTAAAGTCTATTCCTTTcgacaaaaaattaaaacaaatatattagaaattaaagtaaagtgactttctttattttttgggcCATTATTGGCACATCAATACTCGAAAAAGACTAGAATGAATGGCTATCACCTACCAACTTTTGTTCTcattttcaaacttattctATCCCAATAGCTTTTAATCATTATTGCATCCATCATAAATCTTGCATGACATTTGGTGGGTTTCATATAATGTGggttgttttaattaaatcatttgtCATCGATAACGAATAGCACATCGTTTGGTTAAATTCATAATGACAATGGGTGGATTTATGAATTTggcaaattaaataacaaaacaacTTGATTaacttaaaaaagttagtgttTCATGCGTTATAATGCGTTCTAAAATCTAACTATTAAGTGTGATTTGTGCAATAGTAGTCTAGTGTGCTTTTACTGCCATATGTAtaatactttttcaatttactaTCAATAATCTTGGCAATaaataacacaaatttaatactattaaattaaaaaaaatagaagaaatatagaaaaaattgattagaaTTACTAGAGTAGTTACCAGAGGAACGTAGTTGAGAAGGaagttttttcaaaaaatagaactaGCCTAACTTTCTGTGGAAggatcaaaattgaaaacaaggCCATTATTTGTGGATGGAAAGAGTACGCAGTAGCAACTACTACAAGTTTCGATTGATAGTAGTTTCAGCTTTCGTGTTTACGTTTCGAGAGCTTTCATTAATAGCTTGCATGCATGAGCAAGCAAGCAATTACGATTAGTGAATTATCTGATTTGATCAAGTCAACATGACCCATCTATGAACATAGCTAAACTTACGCAGATACTCCTGGTTCGTCCATTTATTAGAGATCGAATAATTTCCaacttatatataaattgactTATTAagttatttgttgattataaTTACTTATTTTGTTATAGGCTAAGTACTTGAgttgtattctattttaatttatttcaagttattttttgacaaaaaatctTACTGTTTTTGTACAACAAAATAAGCTACTTGAGATgtattccattttaatttattccaaGTTACTTTAGttattgttttgaaaaaaaaaaacttattatcTCTGGTACTCTACACTCTATTGTATGATTCTATCTCAAAATCTATTacatctcatttttttattaccattcatttaattttcagaTGTAGGAGTATTACTTAAATTTTTGTCCAAATTATAAGCccattcatttattttttgcagAATCTAAATTACATGCCCAAGTATAAAATACTATAGGCCCAATTTTAGAGCAAGTAGGCCATTAGATCAGTTGAATGAAGGCCCAAATccaccatttttctttttctgccttgaagaaaaagaaaagctctctctctcatcagCTTCTCCTATTTTAGTGCGAGAAAACAACACACCACTCTCAATCAATTCGAATCTGCATTTCCCCCAAATCGTAAGCACAATCTCCTCCTTGAATTCAAGATGTTCAGGAACCAGTACGATACCGACGTCACGACGTGGTCGCCGGCGGGGCGGCTGTTCCAGGTCGAGTACGCGATGGAGGCCGTGAAGCAGGGCTCGGCGGCGATAGGGCTGAGATCCAAGACTCACGTCGTGCTCGCCAGCGTCAACAAGGCCAGCTCCGAGCTCTCCTCGCACCAGAAGAAGATCTTCAAGGTCGACGACCACATCGGCGTCGCCATCGCCGGACTCACCGCCGACGGCAGGGTTCTCTCGCGCTACATGCGTAACGAGTGTATTAATTACTCCTACACCTACGAGTCGCCGCTCCCCGTTGGCCGCCTCGTTGTGCAGCTCGCCGACAAGGCTCAGGTTTTGATTTTAGCATTTTGATTAAACCCTAAACTGtatcattttctcaatttctcgTATTGCTTTTATGATTGGATTATTGCGTGATTGGGAGTTAGGTTTTAAGAATGAGGTCTAGTAGCGGGAAATTCTCGAAAGGATCCGAGGGCGAACCCTAATGAGAATTCATCAATTGCTTATTTTGGTGGAAATGCTAACATTGACTacctctttcttctttttggtAATTGTCAATGGTTGTTTGTTTTGtgaaaatctagaattttgtATCTTGAGAGTTAGGTTGTTTGGTTACACAAATACACATTTTAATTTCCTGTTGAATTGAGGAATTAGACATTGGGCATAAGGACATGAGGTACGGGGTTTTAGAGGatggaaatgaaatatttctgCAGTTTTCCCTGAAAGAGTAGTGTGTTATTGGAGCTAACTATTGCCAAAAAATGGGAAGAAAACTTAGATATGCATATGATTTTGGAGTGAACTCTCACACATAAACTTTTGGCACTACAATTGGGATTATTAAGGAACTCTGTTGTACTTTTAGACAATGAAAATGACATCATTGGCTAGTTTTCCTAAGTAGTACGGAGTACTACAACACTGTGTGACTGAAGCTTGCTATGATGGAGAAATTGACAAATAGAACATACACATGATAttggaaataaaagaaaaagaaaaaagaaattagaatGTTTGATATTGGTTGTCAGCAATAAGTATTTGTtcatattttgtgaaaaatggaAACTTGGCAAAGTATTATAAGTACTACATTTGTTGAGAATCTGATGATATGGTCAATTCATAGGTAATCTTGCATACATCTGTGGTAGTGTTTTTACTCTTTGACAAAAGCTTTTTAGACGATATCCAATGCAAAACATCATATTAGCATGGATTTTGCTCCAAAATAGTCAATTTTAACACAGCTTTTCTCAACTTCCCAGttcaaaccaaaattttcCCTTTACACTAATTAATATGGAAATCATGAACATCTTCCAAAATGATCAATTCTCCTGTGCTGAATTTAGTGTAAGATTTGATGTGGGGTTGGAGTAAAATGATGTGAAAGCTgaaccaaattttgtttttaggtGCAGCATTGGAGTTAACCTTTTGCAAGAAACCATCCTCGTATACCCTCTGCTATTATTTCTTGTCAACTCTTTGCTTTTAGAGCTCTACTCATTTTTGTGGCTTTAGCGTGATTATAGAGTCAAACTTTTAACGATAAAGTTTTCACTATGGAATTGGGAAGGTTTAGAGGAGTTGTCTGTTGTGCTTGGTATTTGATGAatgttttagatgaaaataaagtttatGCTTTCCTATGCACATTTTGGTGGACTTCTGTTGTAAGTTCTATGTTAGTGCGCCCCAATTCGTGGGGCTCATGCCCCATTGCCCTGGAACTTTTACCTCATCGCCGCAGTGCGCCGCTGCTCCTAACAACGCTGTCTCTAGGTGTTGGCTTCAGAAAAAATTTGACGATAGGAACTTAGGAAGTTCTGATTTTGTAGGGACTTGAAATGGTTTAAACTGTATGTAGAATAAGACCTCAACCTAACACGTATTTAGATTTATGTTGCAGCTTCATACATTctccttttcaattttttgtgcTTGCCTAGGttacaatattatttgtaCCTGTCATATCTTTCACTTTGAAGGTAAAATGATGCTCAAGTTTGTCTTTTATCTGGGTGAGGTTTTCCATTTCAAAATGACACATCTTAAGTTGGAACAATGATGTTCTCCCTCTGATTTGTAGCCGCTATAGTCTCATCTACCATATAAGCCTTGGGCTGTCATTTAAGTAAAAGTTATGATGCGTTTCTTATATCTGGGCATCATCTTTATATTGGCCAAAACCTAACTTCTGCGTGCTTCTGTGTATTCACTGTATGGTATGTTTCATGTTACCTGTCTCATAAAAGACTTCTCTATCTTACTGAGTGAATGTCCCAGAAGAATATGTAAATTCAATGTTTGTAGCCCTTATATGTTTTGTGGCTTTAATTTATGTCCAATTGGATGCATGCATGATGGGTTTCAGTGCAAAAATCAAACCTTGTGTAAATTTTTATACTctaatattacttcattaaatgTTGGTATCTTTTATCCTTGTTATGTAAAGATTTCTTATTTCTCGTCAACTTATCTGGATTAAGCGTGTAAATTTGAGTAGTTGTTGAAGTAtcattgttgatttttttgaagCTCTTTCTATATGCTGATTGCTGAAGCATCATTTGTTTTATCTGCAAAAATGCAGGTTTGCACCCAGCGCTCTTGGAAGCGACCATATGGCGTTGGCTTGCTGGTTGGTGGTCTTGATGAATCTGGAGCTCATCTATACTACAACTGTCCAAGTGGAAATTACTTTGAGTATCAAGCATTTGCAATTGGATCTCGGTCACAGGCTGCCAAGACATACCTAGAACGGAAGTTTGAGAGCTTCATGGACTCATCGCGGGAAGATCTGATCAAGGATGCTCTTTTTGCATTGAGGGAGACCTTACAAGGAGAAAAAATGACTAGCTCAATCTGCACAATCTCCATACTGGGTGCTGGGGAGGCGTTCCACGTGTTGGATCAGGAAACTGTGCAAAGACTGATCAATGAATTCGAGGTAGTTGGCGAAGAACCCCCTGCTGACGAGGCTGCTGCACCAGATGCCGAAGCTGCTGCTCCAGGTGCTGCTGAAGGAGCTGCCCCTGACCAAGGCGCAGCTCCAATGGATATCTGATACTGCCAAAATCTACTCTGCTCACGTTTCTCGCTGTAGGAAACGAGCATCATGTTCGTGTTTCTGAAACTTTACACCTTGAACAGATATTACTGGCTGGATTGTGATTCTTCAGTGCGACTATTTAAGTTTATCCTTTGcttttttgtatttgtatttctGATGCGTTGATGAACTCTCTTGGTGTAGGGTTGACATTATGTTTTTCATCTTAGGTTGAATTTGATTGGTCCCTAAAAATGATAACGTGGTAGAGTATTTGGACATGCGGTAATTTGATAAAGGCTAAATTCTGGTCTtgcaactttaaaaattacgtcttaaaaattatgaagtcTTGATTTGTTCACTATTATTTCACGatagattttatttgaaattgtaTTTGATATGGCATTAGAAGGTGCACACCATTGTTGGTGAGTGAAACAATATCCTCTATGAAGCGAAAATTGATACATTCAACACCGCTCTGCAATTATCTTGAGGTAATGCTATAAAAGGGCGTGACAAAATCGaatatttattcttaatttaaaGAATAGAAATGCTACTGAAAATCagcaaaatttcatttatataggCCGTGAATAATAGATATCAGTCTACAACATTGTTTGCAAAGGGATTATTAAAGACAGCATGTATCTCTAGATCATGACTTCGTCATAAACAAAATTGTTGTGGTCAGGCACAGGAAGCCCTTTGATCCGCATTTGTTTATACATCCACTGCCAGTTCTCTCGACTTACCTCCCCCCCGAGCGACCTGATCACCG harbors:
- the LOC125218756 gene encoding proteasome subunit alpha type-1-B-like, producing MFRNQYDTDVTTWSPAGRLFQVEYAMEAVKQGSAAIGLRSKTHVVLASVNKASSELSSHQKKIFKVDDHIGVAIAGLTADGRVLSRYMRNECINYSYTYESPLPVGRLVVQLADKAQVCTQRSWKRPYGVGLLVGGLDESGAHLYYNCPSGNYFEYQAFAIGSRSQAAKTYLERKFESFMDSSREDLIKDALFALRETLQGEKMTSSICTISILGAGEAFHVLDQETVQRLINEFEVVGEEPPADEAAAPDAEAAAPGAAEGAAPDQGAAPMDI